TACATCCGCGAAAAGTACCATCCTCTTCATTACCTCAGGCAAAATCGGTTGATTTACGATTTCTTGCTTGATAATTGCAACAAGCAAATCGCTTGGCGTTTGCCGGGCATTCCTTGGAATGTGTATCTTCTGTCGATTAGGGACTTGTCCTGGGTTTTGGGTAGCGGTGTTGCTGAACCCTACACAGATGGACTTTTTCGGGCTATTTCTAAGAGGCTTCGCCCGCACATATTCTGGGACGTTGGAGCTAATTTGGGTTATTACTCTTGGCTTCTTCTCGGGCAAGATCGTTCGGTGCAATGCTTCCTATTTGAACCTGATCCTACGAATGCAGATTGCATCAGAAAAACGGTAAAAGGTGCTGGGCTGGAAACTGTCACTCTATTTCAATTGGCAGCGTCTGATATTGACGGAAAGGCGGATTTTGCTGTTGATACATTATCTGGTGCAACGGGCACTCTAGAAGTTCGAACGCGCAACTTTGGCGAAATACAATGGGGTAAAGTTGCTCCCATAATTCAGGTG
Above is a window of Candidatus Obscuribacterales bacterium DNA encoding:
- a CDS encoding FkbM family methyltransferase, with protein sequence MIYDFLLDNCNKQIAWRLPGIPWNVYLLSIRDLSWVLGSGVAEPYTDGLFRAISKRLRPHIFWDVGANLGYYSWLLLGQDRSVQCFLFEPDPTNADCIRKTVKGAGLETVTLFQLAASDIDGKADFAVDTLSGATGTLEVRTRNFGEIQWGKVAPIIQVDQAKLDSIAAREQLPVPDLIKIDVEGAEHRVLDGLKQTIQRSQPMLIIECVDSKTRDILAWLQSLGYELMDACNAGPYRPSSQMVLAIPQRYESERIALVEEWKENFSC